The DNA sequence GACAGTCGAAAACGAGCAGTACTACCCACCGAGCCCCCAGTGTGCTGCACCGAACATGATCCGCGATTCCGCGCCGGCTAGCGGGGCAACCGTATCAAGGCACCTGGCGCGATTCCAGCGAGGAGGTTTGTCACTTGGCACAATTGTCACGCAGGACAACGGAGGGCGTTTCGCCCGGCTCAGCGCGGCGCCGCGAGCCCGTGGTGCGTGCGGCTGATGAGCGCGGCGAGCAGCTTCCCCGCGCCGGAGACCGTCTGCGGGTGCAGGCCGGTCAGCGCGGCGATGCGGCGCAGCCGGTAGTCCACCGTGCGCGGGTGCACGGTCAGGTGCCGTGCCACCCGCTGCCGGTCCCGGTCGAACGCCAGGTACAGGTACAGCGTGTGGATGAAGTCCTGGTGGTCGGCCAGCGGGTCGAGCAGGGCCGTCATCGTGGACGACAGCTCACCGTTGGCGAGCATCGCCTCCTCCAGCGGGTGGGCGTCCACGCTGGTGGGGCTGGCCGCCAGGGCCAGGCTCGCGTACGTGGCCGCACGCCGCGCCTCGGCCACCAGTTGGTCGCGCTCGGCGCCCCGGCCGACCCGGGACACCCCGATCGGCAGGTTCGCGACCAGCTTCTCCAACCGGCGCACCAACCGGTCCTGCTCGGCGCGGACCGTGTGCGGGGACGAGCCGGACACCAGGGCGGTGACGCACCCCGGCGTGACGAGGTGGCCCGTGCAGCGGTCCAGCACGTCGGCGCACACCTGTCTGCGCCGGTCCGGCCCGTCCGCGCAGGTGGTGAAGTCGACCGTCACGGCCGCCAGGTGGGTGGCCTCCCCGACGACCGGCACGTCACCGTCGAGGTGCACGCGGACGCCGTGGTCTTGGGTCGGGATGAGCGGGGCAGGCTGCGGTAACTCCCGTTGCGGTGCCATGAACACTTCCCCCAGGGTTCTGCGACGATGCACGGTTCGTCACGTTCGGTGACGAGCCTGGTACACGGCTTCGAGTCAACCAACCGCCACATGAGCGTGCACCCGTCCAGACGGACCAATAGGGAGCGCGTGTCACCGACATCCGGGCTAAGGCACGGCGCCGGCGTTCCTGATAACGGGTGAGCGATCAGCCCGAACGGCGGGCGACGAAAGTCGTCGGCAGCACCACGGGCTCCCGGCTCGGCGCCGCGCCCTCCAGCCGGGCCAGCAGCAGCCGTGCCGCGGCCTCGCCCATCTCCCGCATCGGCTGGCGCACGGTGGTCAGCTCCGCGTGCGCCGCGATGGGTATGTCGTCGAACCCGACCACCGCCACGTCCTCGGGCACCTTCCGCCCCGACGCGGCGAGCGCCCGCATCACGCCCAGTGCCGACAGGTCGTTCTGCGCGAACACCGCGTCGAACCGCAACCCCGTCGACAGCAACTTCTCGGTCGCCACCGCACCCCGGTCCGTCCCGAAGTCACCCTCCACGACCAACCGCGGGTCGACGTGCACCCCCGCCTCCCCCAACGCGTCCAGGAACCCGTCCAACCGCTCCCGCACGCACCCGAAGTTCGCCGGCCCCGTCACCACGGCGAACCCCGTCCGCCCCGCCGCCACCAGGTGCTGCGCCGCCGCCTGCGCACCCTCCCGGTTCGTCGTGCACACCGACGGGAACCCCGGTCGGCTCCCCCGGTCGTCGATCATGACCACGGGCAACCCCTGGTCGTGCAGCGTTTCGATGTAGCTCAACGTGTCCGGCGGCTCTATCACCAACAACCCGTCGAACGCCTTCGCCGACACGTGGCTGGCGAACTGCGCCAACGACTCGGCACCCCGGTTCACCGTGTACAGCAGCAGCCCGTACCCCTCCGCCTCCAACTCGTCGACCGCCCCCTGCACCACCTCACCGGTCCACGGCCAGGTCAACGAGGGCACCAACATCCCCACCGTGCGCGCCCGCCCCCGCGCCAACCCCACCGCCCGGGCACTGGGCACGTACCCGACATCGGCGATGACCTGCCGCACCCGCGCCGCCGTCGCCGCGTCGACGTCCGGTTTGCCGTTGAGCACACGGGACACGGTCGCCTTGCTCACCTGGGCACGCTGGGCGACTTCGGCGATCGTCACTCGCACTGTGCACTCCTCGACTACTGGTCCACGGCGACCCGTAACCGGTACCGAAACCGGTTACGGACACGCAGTCAACCGCCCCGTGCACACAGCGTCAAGACCCCGCCACCCCACCACAACCGGACACACCGGTCAGACGCACCCATCCGAGCCCCACCGCCCGACCCGAACACCGGCGCGAAACCACGCTCGGCCCGCACACCAGCCGCCACGGACCCGCGGCCGGACCACCGAGCCGGACACCAACCCGGACGTCACGCCAGCACCGCGCGCCCCTCGGGCGTCAACTCCGCCCGCACCCAGACCCCGGACGAGTCCCGCTGCGCCGGACGGACCAACCCGG is a window from the Saccharothrix saharensis genome containing:
- a CDS encoding helix-turn-helix domain-containing protein, with the translated sequence MAPQRELPQPAPLIPTQDHGVRVHLDGDVPVVGEATHLAAVTVDFTTCADGPDRRRQVCADVLDRCTGHLVTPGCVTALVSGSSPHTVRAEQDRLVRRLEKLVANLPIGVSRVGRGAERDQLVAEARRAATYASLALAASPTSVDAHPLEEAMLANGELSSTMTALLDPLADHQDFIHTLYLYLAFDRDRQRVARHLTVHPRTVDYRLRRIAALTGLHPQTVSGAGKLLAALISRTHHGLAAPR
- a CDS encoding LacI family DNA-binding transcriptional regulator; translation: MRVTIAEVAQRAQVSKATVSRVLNGKPDVDAATAARVRQVIADVGYVPSARAVGLARGRARTVGMLVPSLTWPWTGEVVQGAVDELEAEGYGLLLYTVNRGAESLAQFASHVSAKAFDGLLVIEPPDTLSYIETLHDQGLPVVMIDDRGSRPGFPSVCTTNREGAQAAAQHLVAAGRTGFAVVTGPANFGCVRERLDGFLDALGEAGVHVDPRLVVEGDFGTDRGAVATEKLLSTGLRFDAVFAQNDLSALGVMRALAASGRKVPEDVAVVGFDDIPIAAHAELTTVRQPMREMGEAAARLLLARLEGAAPSREPVVLPTTFVARRSG